In the Candidatus Zixiibacteriota bacterium genome, one interval contains:
- the bzdO gene encoding benzoyl-CoA reductase, bzd-type, subunit O — MPEYKTEPLKCWPKAKELRQKYYLDYQEAHDKKGLRWTGGAWAFDAIPAGLGRDVYNITGEPYGASIAFDKKLSMECLEAAEAKGWARDLCSYMRNYWGSMYLNKYAFGGEYPKPDFCFQDHICCSHGKWYQHVAEYKDIPYFCIDVSVGPYKDLDENRLMFVVNQMHESIEWLEKITGRKYQDELLIEAVENEVRSTSTWAEICCLNMNRPAPLDEKTMYSLYVHGTLAKHSGEMADFYEELRDEVKYRVDNHIAALPNERCRLMSDTQPPWGFLEVFRYLEQFGAISVGSLYTFGLIGIWETKPDGTWGPRTTPMQKGESITTRDQALRVLADWNLSKPEWQHFYDPNLKTEMMLQIAKQWQLDGVMLHLNRGCEGLSCGIMENRLGIAKAGIPVMTFEGNMGDEREFDEKRVMTRIDSFMETLDMEILETPVGKA, encoded by the coding sequence ATGCCTGAGTATAAAACTGAACCATTGAAATGTTGGCCTAAAGCCAAAGAGCTGCGGCAGAAATATTACCTGGACTATCAGGAAGCACACGACAAGAAAGGGTTACGCTGGACCGGCGGGGCGTGGGCGTTCGATGCCATCCCGGCCGGGTTGGGACGCGATGTCTACAATATCACCGGGGAGCCGTATGGTGCTTCAATTGCCTTTGACAAGAAGCTGTCAATGGAGTGTCTGGAAGCGGCCGAGGCTAAGGGTTGGGCCCGTGATCTGTGCAGCTATATGCGCAACTACTGGGGCTCGATGTATCTTAACAAATATGCCTTCGGTGGTGAGTATCCCAAACCAGATTTTTGTTTCCAGGATCACATCTGCTGCAGCCATGGTAAGTGGTATCAGCATGTAGCCGAATACAAGGACATTCCGTATTTCTGTATTGATGTCTCGGTCGGCCCTTACAAGGATCTCGATGAAAACCGTTTGATGTTTGTGGTCAACCAGATGCATGAGTCGATCGAGTGGCTGGAGAAAATCACCGGTCGAAAGTATCAGGACGAACTTCTGATTGAGGCCGTTGAGAACGAAGTACGGTCAACATCGACCTGGGCTGAAATCTGCTGTCTTAACATGAACCGCCCCGCACCACTTGACGAGAAGACAATGTATTCGCTGTATGTGCATGGCACTTTGGCCAAACACTCTGGAGAGATGGCCGACTTCTATGAAGAATTGCGCGACGAAGTCAAGTATCGAGTTGATAATCATATCGCTGCCCTTCCCAATGAAAGATGCCGACTGATGTCGGACACCCAACCACCCTGGGGATTTCTAGAAGTCTTCCGCTACCTTGAGCAATTCGGCGCGATCTCGGTCGGTTCATTGTATACGTTTGGACTGATCGGCATCTGGGAAACCAAGCCGGACGGAACCTGGGGGCCAAGAACGACCCCGATGCAGAAAGGCGAATCGATCACAACTCGTGATCAGGCCTTAAGAGTACTGGCCGACTGGAATCTCTCCAAACCGGAATGGCAGCATTTCTATGATCCCAATCTCAAGACTGAGATGATGCTTCAGATCGCCAAACAATGGCAACTCGATGGGGTCATGTTGCATCTCAACCGTGGCTGTGAGGGACTGTCGTGCGGCATAATGGAGAATAGGCTCGGAATCGCCAAAGCCGGGATTCCGGTCATGACTTTTGAAGGCAACATGGGGGACGAACGTGAGTTTGATGAGAAACGAGTGATGACCAGGATTGACTCGTTCATGGAAACTCTGGACATGGAAATATTGGAAACTCCGGTCGGTAAGGCGTAG
- the bzdN gene encoding benzoyl-CoA reductase, bzd-type, subunit N, whose protein sequence is MRRLMFDKFHEWYEKRHDYARDWLAKNDGEVVGCFCSYVPEEILYAGGMLPVRMLGSHEPQDVTEPHIFGMYCPFCRDVLAQGLKGRYDYMKGIVLSQSCLHLRQAFTSWNNHVPVDFSFYLYMPNKVQTEHARPYYAAELIKIKGALEKWSGKSITDESLEAAVELYNENRRLMHEVYDLRKGPDPKVTGLEAMHMVASSFFVDKKDHNAELKRILPELKSRTLDRETGGRLMIVGSENDDTEFIAMVESVGATVVVDDHCTGSRYFWNLTERNGDLLQDIANRYLDRPPCPTKDWEERRRFPHILQLAKDFGVDGVILIQQKFCDPHECDMVPLKETLKEAGYPTLFLEFDVTVPIGPMRIRVEAFLEMLGVEELF, encoded by the coding sequence ATAAGGAGACTTATGTTCGACAAGTTTCACGAATGGTATGAAAAGCGTCATGATTACGCCCGAGACTGGTTGGCGAAAAATGATGGTGAAGTGGTGGGCTGTTTCTGTAGTTATGTGCCGGAAGAAATCCTCTATGCCGGCGGTATGTTGCCGGTCAGAATGCTCGGTTCGCACGAGCCGCAGGATGTCACCGAACCCCACATATTTGGTATGTATTGTCCCTTCTGTCGCGATGTACTCGCCCAGGGCTTGAAGGGTCGTTATGATTACATGAAAGGTATCGTGCTGTCCCAGTCGTGTCTTCATCTCAGGCAGGCCTTTACATCCTGGAACAACCACGTACCGGTGGATTTTTCATTCTATCTGTATATGCCCAACAAAGTGCAGACCGAACACGCCCGGCCCTACTATGCCGCCGAACTGATCAAGATCAAAGGTGCCCTGGAGAAATGGTCCGGCAAAAGCATCACCGATGAATCGCTTGAGGCGGCGGTAGAGTTGTACAATGAGAACCGCCGACTGATGCACGAAGTGTATGATCTTCGCAAAGGTCCCGATCCCAAAGTGACCGGCCTGGAGGCGATGCATATGGTGGCGTCGTCATTTTTCGTCGACAAGAAAGATCACAATGCTGAACTCAAACGTATCCTGCCGGAACTGAAATCACGGACGCTGGATCGTGAGACTGGTGGTCGCCTGATGATTGTCGGGTCTGAGAATGACGACACCGAGTTTATCGCAATGGTCGAATCAGTTGGGGCCACGGTGGTAGTGGATGATCACTGTACGGGTTCGCGTTACTTCTGGAATCTGACTGAGCGAAATGGGGACCTGTTGCAGGATATTGCCAACCGGTACCTGGATCGCCCACCCTGTCCCACCAAGGACTGGGAGGAACGGCGACGTTTCCCTCACATCCTTCAGCTGGCGAAAGATTTTGGCGTGGATGGCGTCATTCTGATTCAGCAGAAGTTCTGTGATCCGCACGAGTGCGACATGGTGCCTCTCAAAGAGACCCTCAAAGAGGCTGGATATCCCACGCTGTTTCTCGAGTTCGACGTGACTGTCCCGATTGGCCCAATGCGAATCAGAGTCGAGGCCTTTCTGGAGATGCTCGGTGTCGAAGAACTGTTTTAG
- a CDS encoding TetR/AcrR family transcriptional regulator: protein MTRTKTKTPSTQHRDKYEKRMASILKAASRVIAKDGFEGASVRAMAAKGGIGLSGIYYYFSGKDELLYAIQHYAFSTLVSSLNERLAQCEPGEASLRAIIENHFQFFVDNADEFRVCVHEIDSLSGKYFKDVLKVRQEYFRLVREAVDQVLKGSQHETDMATFFLFGSLNWVYMWFDPRRNADIDKVTSQFLNVFLNGVNRSQAS, encoded by the coding sequence TTGACCAGGACCAAAACGAAAACCCCATCGACGCAACACCGCGACAAATACGAGAAGCGGATGGCGTCGATATTGAAAGCAGCCTCGAGAGTCATCGCCAAAGATGGTTTTGAGGGAGCTTCGGTGCGGGCCATGGCTGCCAAAGGCGGCATCGGATTGTCGGGCATATACTATTATTTCAGCGGCAAAGATGAGTTGTTGTATGCCATCCAACACTATGCATTCTCAACGTTGGTCAGTTCATTAAATGAACGACTAGCACAATGCGAACCAGGGGAGGCAAGCCTCAGAGCGATCATTGAGAATCATTTTCAATTCTTTGTAGACAACGCTGATGAGTTCCGAGTCTGCGTGCACGAGATAGACTCGCTGTCGGGGAAGTACTTTAAGGATGTTCTTAAGGTGCGACAGGAGTATTTTCGGTTGGTCCGGGAGGCGGTTGACCAGGTTCTCAAGGGATCACAGCATGAAACAGACATGGCTACGTTCTTTCTCTTTGGTTCCCTTAACTGGGTGTACATGTGGTTTGATCCACGAAGGAACGCGGACATAGACAAAGTAACTTCTCAATTTCTGAATGTATTTCTCAACGGAGTAAATAGGTCCCAAGCATCATAA
- a CDS encoding FAD binding domain-containing protein, with the protein MILPRFDLLVPETVGEACKMLVDHAEDGVRLLSGGTDLLVALRCPIIPQHVPRCDGCPTHPEGQILTTIDCQSSSQDQLMSSGGSIRAALSDPRKAAPAYLVSLHKLKQLKGIERLNDGGLRAGALTTITEIERSTEIREGWTALAEGADNLGSPLVRNRGTLGGNIANARPAADTAIPTIALNATLSLRGPSGVRTVPSEDFHRGPGLSVIEPNEILTDICFPPPAPCHGSSYYKLATRKALDISTVGVAVWLALEAPDGPVQDVRVALGAVGPTPILAKSVKEILVGRIPDEAALIEAARAGAGDARPIDDHRGSAWYRVRMVELLILRLLRVVVGRAGGER; encoded by the coding sequence GTGATTCTACCCCGTTTTGATTTGTTGGTGCCGGAGACGGTTGGTGAGGCCTGCAAAATGCTGGTCGATCACGCGGAGGACGGCGTGCGACTCCTGTCTGGCGGCACCGATCTTCTGGTGGCCCTTCGCTGTCCTATCATTCCCCAGCACGTTCCCCGATGCGACGGCTGCCCAACGCATCCCGAAGGACAGATTCTCACCACTATTGATTGTCAATCCTCGAGTCAGGATCAGCTGATGTCCTCCGGTGGGTCTATTCGAGCCGCTCTGAGTGATCCTCGAAAGGCAGCGCCGGCCTATCTGGTGTCGTTGCACAAGCTGAAGCAGCTTAAAGGCATTGAGCGCCTTAATGACGGTGGCTTGAGAGCGGGAGCCTTAACAACGATCACAGAGATTGAGCGCTCAACCGAGATACGAGAAGGTTGGACGGCATTGGCTGAAGGTGCCGACAATCTGGGAAGTCCGCTAGTGCGCAACCGGGGGACTCTGGGCGGCAATATCGCCAATGCGCGCCCGGCCGCCGATACTGCCATACCGACGATAGCCCTCAACGCGACGCTGTCGTTGCGGGGGCCATCAGGAGTACGCACAGTCCCTTCAGAAGATTTCCATCGCGGACCCGGTCTCTCGGTTATCGAACCGAACGAGATTCTAACAGACATTTGCTTTCCGCCGCCGGCGCCTTGTCACGGCAGTTCTTACTATAAGCTGGCGACGCGAAAAGCGCTCGACATATCCACTGTTGGCGTGGCTGTCTGGCTGGCACTTGAAGCGCCGGATGGTCCGGTCCAGGATGTCCGGGTCGCTCTCGGGGCAGTCGGTCCAACACCGATCCTGGCCAAATCAGTAAAAGAGATTCTGGTCGGAAGGATTCCCGATGAAGCCGCCCTTATTGAAGCCGCCCGGGCTGGGGCCGGAGATGCTCGCCCGATTGATGATCATCGCGGTTCAGCCTGGTATCGAGTTCGGATGGTGGAGTTGCTGATTTTGCGCCTGCTAAGAGTTGTCGTGGGAAGGGCCGGGGGAGAGCGATGA
- a CDS encoding (2Fe-2S)-binding protein, translated as MKKFVSLSVNGITHDLAVEPRRTLAELLREDLGLTGTKKGCGIGDCGACTVLMDGVATFSCLTLAIQADGCSVETVEGLAEEGRLNRLQRAFVDQGAIQCGFCTPGMLMMGTELLRNNPRPSEKDIRRAMSGNLCRCTGYQKIVEAIQKVSEETP; from the coding sequence ATGAAGAAATTCGTATCACTTTCCGTAAATGGCATCACGCATGATCTCGCCGTCGAACCACGTCGCACGCTGGCTGAACTGCTGCGCGAAGACTTGGGTCTAACCGGGACAAAAAAGGGATGCGGCATCGGTGACTGCGGTGCCTGCACGGTGCTCATGGATGGTGTAGCTACCTTCAGTTGTCTTACCCTGGCCATCCAGGCTGATGGTTGCTCGGTCGAAACAGTCGAAGGGTTGGCGGAAGAAGGCAGGCTGAATCGTCTGCAACGGGCATTTGTTGACCAGGGCGCTATTCAATGCGGTTTCTGCACACCGGGCATGTTGATGATGGGCACCGAATTGTTGCGGAATAATCCCAGACCCAGCGAGAAGGATATCAGGCGAGCGATGTCGGGCAACCTCTGTCGCTGCACCGGATACCAGAAGATAGTCGAGGCCATCCAGAAAGTCTCCGAGGAAACGCCATGA
- a CDS encoding molybdopterin-dependent oxidoreductase, protein MSKYRILNTRSPRVDAADKATGRALYTDDLKRPDMLFAAILHSPVAHARIVNIDTSRAEKLPGVKAVVTHREAGTIPYGVSPARHDETIFCHDKVRYVGDEIAAVAAIDQDTALEAINLIKVDFEEIPVVLDGRTAADDGQPQLHDMYMNNVCAEVHWHFGDIEQGRKDSYLVHTDNLTSKMQDGAFMEPQSVLAETDFHGNLTMWSSTQAPHYVQRTLAMALNLPLHKVRVIKPAVGGGFGPKASCSTAELASCLLALKTGRPIKLTFDREQVFLHSRARHQFFHTMTTGVKKDGTLTFLEHNCCLDGGAYASFGIATVYYAGSLLGGPYRLDNMKYDGFRVVTNKPACGAQRGHGAVIARALFERQLDHIAEELRMDPIELRLKNIMEAGETTCNELFVSSFGMREALEAVLDSAAWKKKRSSDGRTNSDGKGIGAACGFFVSGAGYSIYRSRTYHCTVITKVDEVGGGVTVSSGAADIGQGSDTVLAMITAEELGLELDDVRVVSGDSKLSVDLGAYSSRTTLMTGHACREAAQDAKRQILEAVAGMLEISPESLDLKDGLVVCKQGEIDFSALRKEYLREHKGFQNLPDGPQLTFAEASRIAFLELGSIVGTGKYRPPPLGGSFKGAAVGTSPAFGCSAQIAEVSVDLQTGEVTVDKITGAHDCGFAINVTQVEGQMQGSMMMGMGEALMEEVIYDKKGRIVNANLAEYKIPTALDMPSLDAIIVESNEPRGPYGAKEVGEGAIMPVIPSILNAIYDATGVRIDELPITPERLVAAMRSQNKRTTKD, encoded by the coding sequence ATGAGTAAGTACCGCATACTCAACACACGAAGCCCTCGGGTGGATGCAGCCGACAAGGCTACCGGAAGGGCCTTGTACACGGACGACCTCAAACGGCCTGATATGCTCTTCGCGGCCATTTTGCATAGTCCCGTAGCCCATGCTCGCATAGTCAACATTGACACCTCTCGAGCTGAAAAGTTGCCTGGAGTAAAGGCGGTTGTAACTCACCGCGAGGCCGGCACGATACCATACGGGGTCAGCCCGGCCCGCCATGACGAGACCATATTCTGCCATGATAAGGTGCGCTATGTAGGTGATGAGATTGCGGCAGTGGCTGCTATTGATCAGGACACGGCTCTTGAGGCCATCAATCTCATAAAAGTCGATTTCGAAGAGATTCCGGTCGTACTTGATGGCCGCACTGCGGCGGATGATGGACAGCCTCAACTTCATGATATGTACATGAATAATGTCTGCGCCGAGGTCCATTGGCATTTCGGGGACATCGAACAGGGGCGCAAAGATTCCTACCTCGTGCATACTGACAATCTTACCAGCAAGATGCAGGATGGGGCCTTCATGGAGCCGCAGAGCGTGCTGGCAGAGACGGATTTTCATGGCAACCTGACCATGTGGAGTTCTACTCAGGCTCCGCATTATGTCCAGCGGACGCTGGCTATGGCCCTGAACCTCCCGTTGCATAAGGTTCGCGTAATTAAACCTGCTGTTGGGGGCGGTTTCGGCCCCAAAGCTTCCTGTTCGACCGCCGAACTGGCAAGCTGCCTATTGGCCTTGAAGACCGGTCGACCGATTAAGTTAACCTTTGACCGGGAGCAGGTCTTTCTTCATTCGAGAGCGCGGCATCAATTCTTCCATACCATGACTACCGGTGTCAAGAAGGACGGCACCCTGACCTTCCTGGAGCATAATTGCTGTCTGGATGGTGGAGCTTACGCTAGTTTTGGTATCGCAACAGTTTACTACGCCGGCTCCCTGCTCGGGGGACCTTACCGGCTCGACAATATGAAATACGACGGCTTCCGCGTGGTTACCAACAAACCGGCCTGCGGAGCGCAGCGAGGGCATGGGGCCGTTATTGCCCGCGCCCTGTTCGAGAGACAACTTGACCATATAGCCGAAGAACTCCGCATGGATCCAATTGAACTGAGACTGAAGAATATCATGGAAGCGGGGGAGACAACCTGCAATGAATTGTTCGTCTCCAGCTTTGGGATGCGCGAGGCTCTGGAGGCGGTTCTAGATTCGGCGGCGTGGAAAAAGAAGCGATCTTCGGATGGCCGGACCAATTCTGATGGCAAGGGTATTGGTGCCGCCTGTGGGTTCTTCGTGTCCGGTGCCGGTTATTCGATTTACCGATCCCGGACATATCACTGCACCGTCATCACCAAGGTTGATGAAGTTGGAGGCGGAGTCACGGTCTCCTCCGGAGCCGCCGATATCGGCCAGGGATCCGATACGGTCCTGGCCATGATTACAGCCGAAGAACTGGGGCTGGAGCTGGATGACGTTCGGGTGGTATCGGGTGACTCCAAGCTCAGCGTCGATCTCGGCGCCTATTCCAGCCGCACGACTTTGATGACCGGCCACGCTTGTCGCGAAGCTGCTCAGGATGCGAAGCGCCAGATACTGGAGGCGGTGGCCGGTATGTTGGAGATATCCCCTGAGTCACTTGATCTCAAAGATGGTCTGGTTGTGTGCAAACAGGGTGAGATCGATTTCTCCGCACTCCGGAAGGAATACCTCAGAGAACACAAAGGCTTCCAGAATTTGCCCGACGGCCCACAGCTAACATTTGCCGAAGCCAGCCGTATTGCCTTTCTGGAATTAGGTTCTATTGTCGGAACCGGCAAGTATCGTCCCCCGCCGCTTGGCGGATCTTTCAAAGGGGCTGCCGTCGGGACCTCGCCCGCATTCGGCTGTTCGGCGCAGATAGCAGAGGTTTCGGTAGACCTCCAGACCGGTGAAGTTACCGTGGACAAAATCACGGGTGCTCATGACTGTGGCTTCGCCATTAATGTCACGCAAGTTGAAGGTCAGATGCAGGGATCGATGATGATGGGCATGGGCGAGGCGTTGATGGAGGAGGTCATATACGACAAGAAGGGTCGCATCGTTAACGCCAACCTGGCCGAGTATAAAATCCCCACTGCCCTGGATATGCCCTCCCTGGACGCTATCATAGTTGAATCGAATGAACCCAGGGGACCCTACGGAGCAAAAGAGGTCGGCGAAGGGGCGATAATGCCCGTTATACCATCGATTCTAAATGCCATTTATGATGCTACCGGGGTCCGTATCGATGAACTTCCCATCACACCCGAACGGCTGGTAGCGGCGATGCGCTCCCAGAACAAACGCACGACCAAGGACTGA